Proteins encoded by one window of Tunturibacter psychrotolerans:
- a CDS encoding TetR/AcrR family transcriptional regulator, with protein sequence MRFLAAVGFLSRYRGEGRDMGKGELTRQRIIEEAAPIFNQRGFAGCSMQDVLDATGLEKGGVYRHFASKEELAAEAFQYAWTRVAKARREGQDAIPGAVEKLKYSVRRFAETPGVFPGGCPLMNTAIDADDGNPVLRSLVCVAMKEWKARLGSIVEDGIANGEIRGEVQPRRVANMIIATLEGALMISRLEGNRTAVQDAREGLEIMLDRIVISPSA encoded by the coding sequence ATGCGTTTTCTTGCTGCTGTAGGATTTTTGAGCAGGTATCGCGGCGAGGGAAGAGATATGGGAAAAGGTGAGTTGACGCGGCAGAGAATCATCGAGGAGGCGGCCCCGATCTTCAATCAGCGGGGGTTTGCCGGTTGCTCGATGCAGGATGTGCTGGATGCGACGGGGTTGGAGAAGGGTGGGGTGTATCGGCACTTTGCCAGCAAAGAGGAGCTTGCTGCCGAAGCGTTTCAGTACGCGTGGACGCGGGTGGCGAAGGCTCGGCGAGAGGGGCAGGACGCAATTCCCGGTGCGGTGGAGAAGCTGAAGTATTCCGTGAGACGGTTTGCGGAGACTCCGGGGGTATTTCCTGGAGGGTGCCCATTGATGAATACGGCGATCGATGCGGATGACGGAAATCCGGTGCTGCGAAGTTTGGTGTGTGTCGCGATGAAGGAGTGGAAGGCGCGGCTTGGGAGCATCGTCGAGGACGGGATCGCAAACGGGGAGATTCGGGGTGAGGTTCAGCCGCGGCGGGTTGCAAACATGATCATCGCGACGCTGGAGGGAGCGTTGATGATCAGCCGTCTGGAAGGGAACCGGACGGCAGTACAAGACGCGAGGGAGGGACTGGAGATCATGCTGGACAGGATTGTGATTTCACCTTCGGCCTGA
- a CDS encoding carboxymuconolactone decarboxylase family protein: MSRLSAIDPNVATGKAKDLLTAVHGALGIVPNMTKVMANSPAVLEGYLGLSGALGKGLLDAKTREQLALVTSQENECDYCLSAHTAIGKMVGLTPDQIVEARKGHGKDARTTAALTFSRRVLETRGQISDADLAAVREAGYSDGEMAEIIAHVALNVLTNYFNNAAQVDIDFPKVFAKAS; the protein is encoded by the coding sequence ATGTCACGTCTTTCCGCTATTGACCCCAACGTTGCAACCGGCAAGGCCAAGGATCTGCTTACCGCTGTCCATGGCGCGCTCGGGATCGTCCCAAATATGACCAAGGTGATGGCCAACTCGCCTGCTGTGCTCGAAGGGTATCTTGGGCTGAGCGGTGCGCTCGGCAAAGGTTTGCTTGATGCCAAGACACGGGAGCAGCTGGCTCTTGTGACGTCGCAGGAGAATGAGTGCGACTACTGCCTGTCCGCACATACGGCTATTGGCAAGATGGTTGGCCTGACGCCGGATCAGATTGTGGAGGCCCGCAAGGGGCATGGCAAAGATGCCCGCACGACTGCGGCGTTGACGTTTTCGCGTAGGGTTCTTGAGACTCGCGGTCAGATCAGCGATGCCGATCTGGCGGCGGTGCGTGAGGCTGGCTACAGCGATGGGGAGATGGCGGAGATTATCGCGCATGTCGCGCTCAACGTGTTGACGAACTACTTCAACAACGCTGCGCAGGTCGATATCGACTTTCCGAAGGTCTTTGCGAAGGCAAGCTAA
- the gnd gene encoding decarboxylating NADP(+)-dependent phosphogluconate dehydrogenase: protein MAEATCDIGLIGLAVMGQNLVLNMNDHGYTVAVFNRTTSKVDEFLRDEAKGTKVVGTHSMEELCASLKLPRRVMLMVKAGEVVDQTIEQVLPHLAKGDILIDGGNSLFTDTNRRTKAVAEKGILFVGTGVSGGEEGARFGPSIMPGGNPAAWPHVKEIFQAIAAKVQDGTPCCDWVGEDGAGHYVKMVHNGIEYGDIQLICEAYQLLKDGLGLSADEFHDVFAEWNKGELDSYLIEISAAIFAKKDDDGKPMVDKILDTAGQKGTGKWTAISALDLGMPVTLIGESVFARCLSALKEERVAASKVLEGPKKVLTISEKKEFIEDVRRALYCSKMVSYAQGYMLLRAVEKEQKWNLNMGGIALMWRGGCIIRSVFLGDIKAAFEKDPKLQNLLMDKFFSSVLNKYQWSWRKAIIHAIEIGVPMPAFSTALAFYDGYRTERLPANLLQAQRDFFGAHTYERVDKPRGEFFHTNWTGRGGKVSSSTYNA from the coding sequence ATGGCAGAAGCAACTTGCGATATCGGATTGATCGGGTTAGCGGTGATGGGCCAGAACCTTGTGCTCAACATGAATGACCATGGGTATACGGTTGCCGTGTTCAATCGCACGACCTCAAAGGTGGATGAGTTTTTGCGCGACGAGGCGAAGGGGACCAAGGTGGTGGGGACGCACTCGATGGAAGAACTGTGTGCTTCGCTGAAGCTGCCGCGCCGCGTGATGTTGATGGTGAAGGCGGGCGAGGTGGTCGATCAGACGATCGAGCAGGTGCTGCCGCATCTGGCGAAGGGCGATATTTTGATCGATGGTGGGAACTCGCTGTTTACCGATACGAACCGGCGGACGAAGGCGGTGGCGGAGAAGGGGATTTTGTTTGTCGGCACGGGAGTATCGGGTGGGGAAGAGGGCGCGAGGTTTGGGCCGTCGATTATGCCCGGGGGAAATCCTGCAGCGTGGCCGCATGTGAAGGAGATCTTTCAGGCGATTGCGGCGAAGGTGCAGGATGGAACTCCGTGCTGCGATTGGGTGGGTGAAGATGGCGCGGGGCACTACGTGAAGATGGTGCACAACGGGATTGAGTATGGCGATATTCAGCTGATCTGCGAGGCTTACCAGTTGTTGAAGGATGGCCTGGGGCTGTCGGCGGATGAGTTTCATGATGTGTTTGCGGAGTGGAATAAAGGCGAGCTCGATAGCTATTTGATTGAGATCTCGGCGGCGATCTTTGCGAAGAAAGATGATGACGGGAAGCCGATGGTCGACAAGATTCTGGATACGGCAGGGCAGAAGGGAACGGGGAAGTGGACCGCGATTTCAGCGCTTGATCTGGGGATGCCGGTCACGTTGATCGGGGAGAGCGTGTTTGCGCGGTGTCTGTCGGCGCTGAAGGAGGAGCGGGTTGCGGCTTCGAAGGTGCTGGAGGGGCCGAAGAAGGTGCTGACGATCTCGGAGAAGAAGGAGTTTATTGAAGATGTGCGGCGGGCGCTTTATTGCTCGAAGATGGTGAGCTACGCGCAGGGGTATATGTTGCTGCGTGCAGTGGAGAAGGAGCAGAAGTGGAATTTGAATATGGGCGGCATCGCGTTGATGTGGCGGGGCGGATGCATCATTCGCAGCGTGTTCCTTGGGGATATTAAGGCCGCGTTCGAGAAGGATCCGAAGCTGCAGAACCTGCTGATGGATAAGTTCTTCTCGAGTGTGTTGAACAAATATCAGTGGTCGTGGAGGAAGGCGATCATTCACGCGATCGAGATTGGCGTGCCGATGCCTGCGTTTTCGACCGCGCTGGCTTTTTATGACGGCTATCGGACGGAACGGCTGCCGGCGAACCTGCTGCAGGCTCAGAGGGATTTCTTTGGAGCGCACACGTACGAGCGTGTCGATAAGCCGCGAGGGGAGTTCTTCCATACCAACTGGACTGGACGGGGTGGGAAGGTTTCTTCTTCGACGTATAACGCTTAG
- a CDS encoding flavin monoamine oxidase family protein, producing the protein MGISRRDFLMRVGQVGGYSAAFATMQSLGLMPMKGVQAEEIQAAAGVGKGVKVVVLGGGIGGLVSAYELRKLGYDVTVLEARERPGGRNWTGRAGVEVCFCDGSKQAIKWEEGNYQNLGPARLPSIHLTMLGYCRELGVPLEVEINTSRSTLLQNDRANGGKPVLQRKAINDTRGHVSELLSKCVAQGALDSELSKEDRERMTAFLKYYGPLDDKGAYVGSDRAGYKTTPGAGAQEGIPEVPLDMRVLLDEDFWYDLFIEENFDWQATMMQPVGGMDRIPYAFAKSLGPIVQYNSPVTEIRKTSNGVRVSYTQGGATKQIEAAYCITALPFSMLKKIPNDLSKPYRKAVDESTMGGGYKIAWESRRFWEQDYNIYGGLSYLMEGPSPIWYPSSRLMHPTGVVVSGYSDELNTPFYNLTLEEKFAASRASIEKIHPGHGKDLMNPVFCGWSRVPWNEGSWISSYGGGKSGYDVIIQPDGPIYFAGDTASHIVGWQEGAALSARRAVGMISDKVKSAKLAGVAAGAVLS; encoded by the coding sequence ATGGGAATTTCGCGGCGTGATTTTTTGATGCGAGTAGGGCAGGTGGGTGGCTATAGTGCCGCGTTTGCAACGATGCAGTCGCTGGGGCTGATGCCGATGAAGGGCGTGCAGGCCGAGGAGATTCAGGCGGCGGCGGGTGTGGGCAAGGGCGTGAAGGTGGTGGTGCTCGGCGGTGGGATCGGTGGCCTGGTTTCAGCCTATGAGCTGCGAAAGCTTGGGTATGACGTGACAGTGCTGGAGGCGCGCGAACGGCCGGGTGGACGCAACTGGACGGGCAGGGCCGGCGTGGAGGTTTGTTTCTGCGATGGGTCGAAGCAAGCGATTAAGTGGGAAGAGGGGAACTATCAAAACCTTGGACCGGCGCGGCTGCCGAGCATTCACCTGACGATGCTGGGGTATTGTAGGGAGCTCGGCGTTCCGCTGGAGGTGGAGATTAATACGTCGCGCTCCACGCTTCTGCAGAACGACCGGGCGAATGGCGGCAAGCCAGTGCTGCAGAGGAAGGCTATCAACGATACGCGCGGGCATGTGTCGGAGCTGCTATCGAAGTGTGTTGCACAGGGGGCGCTTGACTCGGAGTTGAGCAAAGAAGACCGCGAGCGGATGACGGCGTTTCTGAAGTACTACGGACCGCTCGACGACAAGGGCGCATATGTTGGATCCGACCGGGCGGGATATAAAACGACGCCTGGCGCAGGGGCACAGGAGGGAATACCGGAGGTGCCGCTGGATATGCGTGTGCTGTTGGATGAAGACTTCTGGTATGACCTGTTTATCGAAGAGAATTTTGACTGGCAGGCGACGATGATGCAGCCGGTGGGTGGAATGGACCGAATACCGTATGCGTTTGCGAAGTCGCTGGGGCCGATTGTTCAGTACAACTCGCCGGTGACGGAGATTCGAAAGACGTCGAACGGTGTTCGCGTGTCGTATACGCAGGGCGGAGCGACGAAACAGATAGAGGCTGCGTACTGCATTACGGCGCTGCCGTTTTCGATGCTGAAGAAGATACCGAATGACCTTTCGAAACCGTACAGAAAGGCAGTGGATGAGAGCACGATGGGCGGGGGGTACAAGATTGCGTGGGAGAGCAGACGGTTCTGGGAGCAGGACTACAACATCTATGGCGGGCTGTCGTATCTGATGGAGGGGCCGAGTCCGATCTGGTATCCGTCGTCGCGGCTGATGCACCCGACGGGAGTGGTGGTGTCGGGTTATTCGGATGAGCTGAATACGCCGTTTTACAACCTGACGCTGGAGGAGAAGTTTGCGGCATCGCGGGCATCGATCGAAAAGATTCATCCGGGGCATGGGAAAGATCTGATGAATCCTGTGTTTTGCGGATGGAGCCGCGTGCCGTGGAACGAAGGCTCGTGGATTAGCAGCTACGGCGGTGGAAAGAGCGGTTATGACGTGATCATCCAACCGGATGGGCCGATCTACTTTGCCGGAGATACGGCGAGCCACATTGTGGGATGGCAGGAGGGTGCGGCGTTGAGTGCGCGGCGCGCTGTAGGAATGATCTCGGACAAGGTGAAATCGGCGAAGCTTGCCGGGGTTGCTGCTGGTGCTGTGCTTAGCTAA
- a CDS encoding HesB/IscA family protein, which yields MATATVTPEVVVGAPASTTPVTLTPAAINKVREIMATQTPVPAGLRIGVVGGGCSGFQYSMSFENQSGMMDKVYKFEDLKVFVDATSAMYLSNCTVDYVETLEAAGFKFENAAVKSTCGCGSSFSV from the coding sequence ATGGCTACTGCAACCGTAACCCCTGAAGTCGTTGTTGGAGCACCTGCTTCGACTACGCCTGTAACGCTGACCCCGGCCGCGATTAATAAGGTTCGGGAGATTATGGCGACCCAGACTCCGGTTCCTGCTGGACTCCGGATCGGTGTGGTTGGTGGTGGATGTTCGGGTTTCCAGTACTCCATGTCGTTCGAAAATCAGAGCGGAATGATGGACAAGGTCTATAAGTTTGAGGATCTAAAGGTGTTTGTGGACGCGACTTCGGCGATGTACCTGAGCAACTGCACGGTGGATTACGTGGAGACGCTCGAGGCCGCTGGGTTCAAGTTCGAAAATGCGGCAGTGAAGAGCACCTGCGGTTGCGGATCGAGCTTCAGCGTTTAG
- a CDS encoding DHA2 family efflux MFS transporter permease subunit yields MATATLIEPELAAPTKPKVTSSAPRSRPVINPWVIALTVTIATFMELLDTSIANVSLPYIAGGLGRSYDEVTWILTTYLVANAVVLPMSAWLSRVFGRKTYYMACVALFTITSFFCGIAPTLGIMLLSRVLQGIGGGGLAPVEQAILVDAFPPAKRASAFALYTVAIVTAPAIGPVLGGWITDNYNWRWVFFINIPVGLLSLFLTNRFVQDPESYAEERKTVRVNGKLRVDGIGIALVGLGSAALEVLLDRGQIDDWFGSPFIIWMFVIGVGCLTAAVFWELHTPDPIIDFRLLKIRNFAFANFFYFVFGFGLFASTTMIPQLLQSLYGYRAIDAGLVLGPGALVITFLAPVGAQLVQRGIVKPRILLFGAVMIVGMSFLHYSHFNLDTDYKHYALARALQGLGYGFFFVPLSVIAYSQLSPAQNNKASSLTNFFRNWGGSFGIAFITTMSERRQNFHQERVGSTLAPSNSSLQENIHQTAAYLQAHGFSPADAVTAAYGRVYDQLHAQTQLLAFMDCFHIIGVITIIAAPLVLLTKAFKPSGKSEGAH; encoded by the coding sequence ATGGCCACCGCCACCCTCATTGAACCAGAGCTAGCCGCCCCGACAAAGCCCAAGGTAACCAGTTCCGCCCCCCGAAGCCGCCCCGTTATCAACCCGTGGGTCATCGCCCTTACCGTCACCATCGCCACCTTCATGGAGCTGCTCGACACCTCCATCGCCAACGTCTCCCTGCCTTACATCGCCGGCGGCCTCGGCCGCTCCTACGACGAAGTCACCTGGATCCTCACCACTTACCTCGTCGCGAACGCCGTCGTTCTGCCCATGTCGGCCTGGCTTTCGCGCGTCTTCGGCCGCAAGACCTACTACATGGCCTGCGTGGCGCTCTTCACCATCACATCCTTCTTCTGCGGCATCGCCCCCACCCTGGGAATTATGCTGCTCTCTCGCGTCCTTCAGGGCATCGGCGGTGGTGGTCTCGCCCCGGTCGAGCAAGCCATCCTCGTAGACGCCTTCCCTCCCGCCAAACGCGCCTCCGCCTTCGCCCTCTACACGGTGGCCATCGTCACCGCCCCCGCCATCGGACCCGTCCTCGGCGGCTGGATCACCGATAACTACAACTGGCGCTGGGTCTTCTTCATCAACATCCCTGTCGGCCTGCTCTCCCTCTTCCTCACCAACCGCTTCGTCCAGGATCCGGAGTCTTACGCCGAAGAGCGCAAGACCGTCCGCGTCAACGGCAAGCTCCGCGTCGACGGCATCGGCATCGCGCTCGTCGGCCTGGGCTCGGCAGCTCTCGAAGTCCTCCTCGACCGCGGCCAGATCGACGACTGGTTCGGCTCCCCCTTCATCATCTGGATGTTCGTTATTGGCGTTGGGTGCCTCACCGCGGCCGTCTTCTGGGAGCTCCACACTCCCGACCCCATCATCGATTTCCGCCTGCTCAAGATACGCAACTTCGCGTTCGCCAACTTCTTCTACTTTGTCTTCGGCTTCGGCCTCTTCGCCTCCACCACGATGATTCCGCAGCTCCTCCAGTCCCTCTACGGATACCGCGCGATCGACGCGGGCCTGGTCCTTGGGCCTGGGGCTCTAGTCATCACCTTCCTGGCACCAGTAGGCGCACAGCTAGTGCAACGAGGCATCGTCAAACCCCGCATCTTGCTGTTCGGCGCGGTGATGATCGTCGGCATGTCCTTCCTTCACTACAGCCACTTCAACCTCGACACCGACTACAAGCACTACGCTCTCGCCCGCGCCCTGCAAGGCCTCGGCTACGGCTTCTTCTTCGTGCCTCTCTCGGTCATCGCCTACTCGCAGCTCAGCCCGGCACAAAATAATAAAGCCTCATCGCTCACCAACTTCTTCCGCAACTGGGGCGGCAGCTTCGGCATCGCCTTCATCACGACCATGTCCGAGCGCCGGCAAAACTTCCACCAGGAGCGCGTCGGCTCAACCCTCGCTCCCTCCAACAGCAGCCTGCAGGAAAACATCCACCAGACCGCCGCCTACCTGCAAGCCCACGGCTTCTCCCCAGCTGACGCCGTCACCGCAGCGTACGGGCGCGTCTACGACCAGCTCCACGCCCAGACCCAGCTCCTCGCCTTCATGGACTGCTTCCACATCATCGGCGTCATCACCATCATCGCAGCCCCGCTCGTCCTGCTCACCAAGGCCTTCAAACCCAGCGGCAAATCCGAAGGCGCTCACTAA
- a CDS encoding TetR/AcrR family transcriptional regulator has translation MRVSRAQAAENRERILEVAARLFRERGIDGIGVADLMKSAGLTHGGFYGHFKSKEDLVAQACGRAVQKMRDNWIKAIEQTGGDPIRALTGTYLSAKHRDNAGRGCTLAALGSEIARQSTAVRHNVTEELKPFIDYLSEIVEGNSASIRRERAIALHASLVGAIVIARAVDDDTLANETLRAVTNVIRSTSTPRAPRGKKGTTPRTPRATKA, from the coding sequence ATGAGAGTAAGCCGCGCCCAAGCCGCAGAGAATCGGGAGCGAATCCTTGAAGTCGCCGCCAGACTCTTTCGAGAGCGAGGAATCGACGGCATCGGCGTCGCCGATCTCATGAAGAGCGCAGGCCTCACCCATGGCGGCTTCTACGGCCACTTCAAGTCGAAAGAAGATCTCGTCGCCCAGGCCTGCGGACGCGCCGTTCAAAAGATGCGCGACAACTGGATCAAAGCAATCGAGCAGACCGGTGGCGATCCCATCCGTGCGCTCACGGGCACCTACCTCTCCGCCAAACATCGCGACAATGCCGGTCGAGGCTGCACCCTGGCCGCTCTGGGTTCAGAGATCGCCCGGCAAAGCACCGCCGTCCGCCACAACGTAACCGAGGAACTCAAGCCCTTCATCGATTACCTGTCCGAAATCGTTGAGGGCAACTCCGCCAGCATCCGCCGCGAGCGAGCCATCGCACTCCACGCAAGCCTCGTCGGCGCCATCGTCATCGCTCGCGCTGTGGACGACGACACCTTGGCCAATGAAACTCTTCGCGCCGTCACTAACGTCATCCGAAGCACCAGCACCCCACGCGCACCAAGAGGCAAGAAGGGAACCACCCCTCGGACTCCACGCGCGACAAAAGCATAG
- a CDS encoding RidA family protein, which translates to MKIRCGVMAAALLAVACGVQAQVVVKHLQPNEKLPIANGVWAGDTLYLSGQLASPVTPADEAKGTAAVYGDTKTQATSALNKIQALLKEQGLDMKDVVKMTVFLGGDPANGNKMDFPGLQAAYTQFFGTKDQPNKPARSTVQVAALAAPWALVEIEVIAVRGK; encoded by the coding sequence ATGAAGATTCGATGCGGTGTGATGGCGGCAGCGCTGTTGGCTGTTGCGTGTGGAGTGCAGGCGCAGGTCGTGGTGAAGCATCTTCAGCCGAATGAGAAGTTACCCATTGCGAATGGGGTTTGGGCTGGAGATACGCTTTATTTGAGTGGGCAGCTTGCTTCGCCGGTGACGCCTGCGGATGAGGCAAAGGGGACGGCGGCGGTTTATGGAGATACGAAGACGCAGGCCACGAGCGCGTTGAATAAGATCCAGGCGCTGCTAAAGGAGCAGGGTTTGGATATGAAGGATGTGGTGAAAATGACTGTGTTCCTGGGCGGCGATCCGGCGAACGGAAACAAGATGGACTTTCCTGGGCTGCAGGCGGCATATACGCAATTCTTCGGAACGAAGGATCAACCGAACAAGCCTGCGCGGAGTACCGTTCAAGTAGCGGCGCTGGCGGCTCCGTGGGCGTTGGTTGAGATAGAAGTGATCGCGGTGAGGGGGAAGTAG
- a CDS encoding TetR/AcrR family transcriptional regulator, with translation MAHSTVSDSELLNRSAKVFRTYGFEGTSLSRLSQATGLEKASLYHRFPGGKEQIALAVAEGTCAWLQQNVFEPLKNPGDPRKKLRAVAEQLRICYADGTLPCAFEVLSLAGGTTELTAALKGALQGWLKAFTELAKESGLPASEARKRAEQAIIQIEGSLILGRVLDDTKAFHRVLDELPALLIRH, from the coding sequence ATGGCACACTCAACCGTAAGCGATTCGGAGCTGCTCAACCGGTCCGCAAAGGTATTTCGCACCTACGGCTTTGAAGGTACAAGCCTCAGCCGCCTGTCCCAGGCGACAGGACTCGAAAAAGCAAGCCTCTACCACCGTTTCCCCGGAGGCAAAGAACAGATCGCTCTGGCAGTCGCAGAGGGAACCTGCGCATGGTTGCAGCAGAACGTCTTCGAGCCCCTCAAAAATCCCGGAGATCCCCGCAAAAAACTCCGTGCCGTCGCAGAGCAGCTACGAATCTGCTATGCAGACGGCACCCTGCCGTGCGCCTTTGAAGTGCTCTCTCTCGCCGGTGGAACCACAGAGCTCACCGCAGCCCTCAAGGGAGCGCTCCAGGGCTGGCTCAAAGCCTTCACCGAGCTCGCCAAAGAGAGCGGCCTGCCCGCCTCCGAGGCACGTAAACGAGCCGAGCAGGCCATCATCCAGATCGAAGGCTCCCTCATCCTTGGCCGCGTCCTCGACGACACCAAAGCCTTCCACAGAGTTCTCGACGAGTTACCCGCACTCCTTATTCGCCACTAA
- a CDS encoding PP2C family protein-serine/threonine phosphatase yields the protein MPEPKNPLPESGWMSDKIVSAAQEADFAAISNRSGVRLDGTGPYLRLHFANVYVRDQERSIRFFVDQLGFTLIADVTFASGNRWVEVAPPDGTAVLALVIPRTDWNEERFIGNSGLVTFLTEDVEGKYREWSERGVHFPIPPQSPSWGGTFCRFEDVDGNAFALAGFDDVTRQIDARRQALAEQMEIEQRAAQELEIAKQVQARLFPQRLPAISALDYAGVCVQARSVGGDYYDFLDLGPDRVALVIGDIAGKGMAAALLMANLQANLRSQCVSAMDHLEEFLGSVNRLLFQNTATSSYATLFFAEYDHRLERVRYANCGHLSGLILRRNGTLERLEPTCTVVGLFEDWKCCVSESRLDEGDLLALYTDGVTESSDSSDEEFGEVRLIEELRSHRGLPSAELANTIVQKVLHFSAPDQFDDITLIIAKRVAAQR from the coding sequence GTGCCGGAGCCGAAGAACCCACTGCCCGAAAGCGGCTGGATGTCAGACAAGATCGTGTCCGCCGCGCAAGAGGCCGACTTCGCTGCCATCAGCAATCGCTCCGGTGTCAGGTTGGATGGCACAGGTCCCTACCTTCGCCTTCACTTTGCCAACGTCTACGTCCGGGACCAGGAGCGCAGCATACGCTTCTTTGTCGATCAGCTCGGCTTCACCCTCATCGCCGACGTCACGTTTGCATCCGGCAATCGCTGGGTCGAGGTCGCTCCTCCCGACGGCACCGCAGTCCTCGCGTTGGTGATTCCCAGAACCGATTGGAACGAAGAACGCTTCATCGGCAACTCAGGACTCGTCACCTTTCTAACCGAAGACGTCGAAGGAAAATACCGCGAGTGGTCCGAACGCGGAGTACACTTCCCCATCCCGCCACAAAGCCCCTCGTGGGGCGGAACCTTCTGCCGGTTCGAAGATGTTGACGGCAACGCCTTCGCGCTCGCAGGCTTCGACGACGTCACCCGCCAGATCGACGCGCGACGCCAGGCACTCGCCGAGCAGATGGAGATCGAACAACGCGCGGCCCAAGAGCTGGAGATCGCGAAGCAGGTGCAGGCACGCCTATTCCCCCAGCGTCTGCCCGCCATCTCCGCCCTCGATTACGCGGGAGTCTGCGTTCAGGCCCGCTCCGTAGGCGGCGACTACTACGACTTTCTCGACCTCGGCCCCGACCGCGTCGCCCTGGTTATCGGCGACATCGCCGGAAAAGGCATGGCAGCCGCGCTGCTCATGGCGAATCTGCAGGCAAACCTGCGCAGCCAATGTGTCAGCGCCATGGACCATCTCGAAGAGTTCCTCGGTTCCGTCAATCGCCTGCTGTTTCAAAATACAGCCACAAGCTCCTACGCAACTCTCTTCTTCGCCGAGTACGACCACCGCCTCGAACGCGTGCGCTACGCGAACTGCGGACACCTCTCCGGCCTGATACTGCGCCGCAACGGCACACTCGAGCGGCTCGAACCCACCTGCACCGTCGTCGGACTCTTCGAAGACTGGAAGTGTTGCGTCTCAGAGAGCCGGCTCGACGAAGGCGATCTCCTCGCGCTCTACACTGACGGCGTCACAGAGTCCTCCGACAGTTCAGACGAAGAGTTCGGCGAAGTTCGACTCATAGAAGAACTGCGAAGCCACAGGGGACTGCCCTCCGCGGAGTTAGCCAATACAATCGTCCAAAAGGTCTTGCACTTCAGCGCACCCGACCAGTTCGATGACATCACCCTGATCATCGCCAAGCGAGTTGCGGCTCAGAGATAG